From a region of the Osmia lignaria lignaria isolate PbOS001 chromosome 10, iyOsmLign1, whole genome shotgun sequence genome:
- the LOC117610467 gene encoding UDP-glucosyltransferase 2-like translates to MKLNVAVVLFVVCAVCILEETRGARILAVVPTPSYSHQIPYRKLWTELHKRGHDVVLVTANPIANMTSKNFTQIDISGSYKDLQALNFLKLRFEGVNWITFTENYLFDLSTTFAESVLNNTELRRLCAPGSNEKFDVVLTELLYMPSVPALAYRFDAPLIGLSSLGLVAIHEHDLGGFVLPSHEYTWEMEANTGSNLSFWRRLWNYVSLWRITYSIYRDLIPRHQEIAEHYLGMRLPPLTDIARNTSLIFVNQADALTPARPRLPNMITFTSFHVNENPAPLPKDLQRFLAEAKEGFIYFSLGSNARSADIPMAVQQVFFDVFAKLPYKVVWKYENDLPVKLDNVYASKWLPQQSILAHPNIKLFIYQGGLQSTEEAVNFAVPLLGFPILADQDYQVARIDTLRVGKRLEILTVTREELDSAIREIITNKEYKERMLHLRDLVRDNPYDLTDNLVWWTEYVIRHKGAPHLRSTLAGQPWYQRYDIDIVMFLTIVVFVIALKLVNIVATLAVHLYIRFLSSAVQKQKIS, encoded by the exons ATGAAGTTGAACGTCGCGGTCGTGCTGTTCGTCGTCTGCGCGGTGTGTATTCTCGAGGAGACTCGCGGCGCCAGAATCTTGGCGGTGGTCCCGACGCCATCGTACAGCCACCAGATCCCGTATAGAAAATTATGGACAGAATTGCACAAACGTGGTCACGATGTGGTGCTCGTTACGGCGAATCCGATTGCCAACATGACCTCGAAGAATTTTACTCAAATCGACATAAGCGGTAGTTACAAAGATCTGCAGGCCCTCAACTTCTTGAAATTACGATTCGAAGGAGTAAACTGGATAACGTTCACGGAGAATTATTTATTCGACTTGAGTACGACTTTCGCTGAATCTGTTCTAAACAATACGGAGTTGCGACGATTGTGCGCGCCTGGCAGTAATGAAAAGTTTGACGTCGTTTTGACGGAGCTACTGTACATGCCTTCGGTGCCTGCCTTAGCTTACAGATTCGACGCTCCTCTCATAG GATTAAGTTCGTTAGGACTCGTTGCCATCCACGAACATGATCTCGGGGGATTCGTATTGCCTTCTCACGAGTACACTTGGGAGATGGAAGCGAACACCGGTTCGAACTTATCATTTTGGAGGAGGTTGTGGAATTACGTATCCTTGTGGCGAATAACATACTCGATATACCGTGACCTCATTCCTCGCCATCAAGAGATAGCCGAACATTACCTCGGTATGCGTCTACCTCCGCTGACTGACATTGCGAGAAATACTAGCCTTATATTCGTCAATCAGGCGGATGCTTTGACGCCAGCTCGTCCGAGGTTACCGAACATGATCACCTTCACTTCTTTCCACGTCAATGAAAATCCTGCCCCTCTGCCGAAG GACCTGCAGCGTTTCTTAGCCGAAGCGAAAGAAGGATTCATCTACTTCAGTCTCGGTAGCAACGCGAGAAGTGCGGACATACCGATGGCGGTTCAACAGGTTTTCTTCGACGTGTTCGCGAAATTGCCGTACAAAGTCGTGTGGAAGTACGAGAACGACTTACCGGTGAAACTCGACAACGTATACGCCTCGAAGTGGTTACCTCAACAAAGTATTCTCG CTCATCCGAATATCAAGCTGTTCATATACCAGGGTGGATTACAAAGTACGGAAGAAGCTGTGAATTTTGCTGTCCCACTATTGGGCTTCCCGATTCTTGCTGATCAAGATTATCAAGTAGCCAGGATAGATACTCTTCGCGTTGGAAAACGTTTGGAAATTCTAACAGTCACGAGGGAAGAACTGGACAGCGCAATTAGGGAGATTATCACTAATAAAGA GTACAAGGAGAGAATGCTTCACCTTCGGGATCTCGTTAGGGATAATCCATACGATTTAACGGATAATCTCGTTTGGTGGACAGAATATGTGATTCGACACAAGGGTGCACCTCATCTTCGTTCAACTTTAGCCGGACAGCCTTGGTACCAGCGTTACGACATAGACATAGTGATGTTTTTAACGATCGTTGTATTTGTGATCGCATTGAAATTGGTGAACATTGTTGCTACACTTGCAGTGCACCTTTACATACGATTTTTGAGCTCTGCGGTGCAGAAGCAAAAGATAAGTTAG
- the LOC117610474 gene encoding myrosinase 1 isoform X1, whose protein sequence is MSEVRSLVAAATFLNHISIKEAESMASVYRIRNMFSMLPLGSSIFLCLVISASGKLVEQNEKYLQFPPNFLLGAATAAYQIEGAWNVSDKGESVWDRFSHERGNHVYHNETGDVAANSYYKYKEDVAILKNLGFKSYRLSLSWPRILPTGYPNKISRDGIQYYHKVIDDLLANDIEPMVTLYHWDHPQILEDAGGWTNSEMVEWFADYARVVFKEFAPKIKRFIPVNEPQEICRNGYLYGNHAPGKRLHGIGEYLCLHNVLKAHARTYRIYEKEFKEQYKGEVGILNNVFGYFPKTPKDEAAAEIAFQFNGGWVLNPIYNGDYPAVMKEFVAKRSLEQGFTRSRLPEFGAEWIQYIRGTADFLALNHYTSRIVENGTYGEVPSQDNDQMVLVSMDESWKSSASKWLKVVPEGFRLCLRKLAEHYGNPPIYITESGFSDRGTLNDDDRIDYYREYLKQMLLAHYVDGVNVRGYLLWSLLDNFEWDKGYNERFGIVSIDFNDPNRPRTLKKSATWWQKIISDRKLDQ, encoded by the exons AAACATGTTCAGCATGCTGCCTCTGGGATCCAGTATTTTTCTTTGCCTCGTGAT CTCTGCGAGTGGCAAATTGGTGGAGCAGAATGAGAAATATCTACAGTTCCCCCCAAACTTTCTCCTGGGAGCTGCGACAGCGGCATATCAAATAGAAGGAGCTTGGAACGTGAGCG ACAAAGGTGAAAGCGTTTGGGATCGATTCAGCCACGAGAGGGGTAACCATGTTTACCATAACGAAACGGGGGATGTTGCTGCGAACTCTTATTACAAGTACAAGGAGGATGTAGCCATTTTGAAGAACCTTGGG TTCAAGTCCTACCGTTTATCCTTGAGCTGGCCGAGGATCCTACCGACAGGATACCCAAACAAAATCAGCAGAGATGGCATCCAGTATTATCACAAAGTCATCGACGATTTGTTGGCGAACGATATCGAGCCTATGGTCACGCTCTACCACTGGGACCATCCCCAAATTCTCGAAGATGCAGGCGGTTGGACGAATTCAGAGATGGTCGAGTGGTTCGCCGATTACGCCAGGGTCGTCTTCAAGGAGTTCGCACCAAAGATAAAGCGATTCATCCCGGTGAACGAGCCGCAGGAAATCTGCAGAAATGGCTACTTATACGGGAACCACGCGCCCGGAAAAAGACTTCATGGTATCGGCGAGTACCTGTGTCTCCACAACGTTCTAAAAGCACACGCTAGAACCTACAGGATCTACGAGAAAGAATTCAAAGAACAATACAAAGGCGAAGTTGGTATATTAAACAACGTGTTTGGTTATTTCCCGAAAACACCAAAGGACGAGGCGGCAGCTGAGATCGCATTCCAATTCAATGGCGGATGGGTATTGAACCCGATTTACAACGGTGACTATCCAGCTGTAATGAAAGAATTCGTCGCTAAACGCAGTCTCGAACAAGGCTTCACCAGATCCCGTCTTCCAGAATTTGGTGCTGAATGGATCCAATACATAAG GGGAACAGCTGATTTCCTGGCTTTAAATCACTACACATCAAGAATAGTTGAAAATGGTACCTATGGAGAGGTACCGTCTCAAGACAACGATCAAATGGTGCTTGTAAGCATGGACGAATCTTGGAAATCATCAGCCTCTAAATGGTTGAAA GTTGTACCTGAAGGATTTCGACTCTGTCTCCGTAAATTGGCAGAGCACTATGGAAATCCACCCATATATATCACTGAGAGCGGTTTCTCCGATCGTGGAACTCTAAACGACGACGATAGAATCGATTACTATCGCGAGTACTTAAAACAGATGCTTCTCGCTCACTATGTCGACGGTGTCAACGTGCGTGGATACCTGCTGTGGTCACTTCTTGATAATTTCGAATGGGACAAAGGATACAA TGAACGTTTTGGCATCGTATCCATTGACTTCAACGATCCGAATAGGCCACGAACTTTGAAGAAATCCGCTACTTGGTGGCAGAAGATTATCAGTGACAGAAAACTTGACCAATAA
- the LOC117610474 gene encoding myrosinase 1 isoform X2, which translates to MFSMLPLGSSIFLCLVISASGKLVEQNEKYLQFPPNFLLGAATAAYQIEGAWNVSDKGESVWDRFSHERGNHVYHNETGDVAANSYYKYKEDVAILKNLGFKSYRLSLSWPRILPTGYPNKISRDGIQYYHKVIDDLLANDIEPMVTLYHWDHPQILEDAGGWTNSEMVEWFADYARVVFKEFAPKIKRFIPVNEPQEICRNGYLYGNHAPGKRLHGIGEYLCLHNVLKAHARTYRIYEKEFKEQYKGEVGILNNVFGYFPKTPKDEAAAEIAFQFNGGWVLNPIYNGDYPAVMKEFVAKRSLEQGFTRSRLPEFGAEWIQYIRGTADFLALNHYTSRIVENGTYGEVPSQDNDQMVLVSMDESWKSSASKWLKVVPEGFRLCLRKLAEHYGNPPIYITESGFSDRGTLNDDDRIDYYREYLKQMLLAHYVDGVNVRGYLLWSLLDNFEWDKGYNERFGIVSIDFNDPNRPRTLKKSATWWQKIISDRKLDQ; encoded by the exons ATGTTCAGCATGCTGCCTCTGGGATCCAGTATTTTTCTTTGCCTCGTGAT CTCTGCGAGTGGCAAATTGGTGGAGCAGAATGAGAAATATCTACAGTTCCCCCCAAACTTTCTCCTGGGAGCTGCGACAGCGGCATATCAAATAGAAGGAGCTTGGAACGTGAGCG ACAAAGGTGAAAGCGTTTGGGATCGATTCAGCCACGAGAGGGGTAACCATGTTTACCATAACGAAACGGGGGATGTTGCTGCGAACTCTTATTACAAGTACAAGGAGGATGTAGCCATTTTGAAGAACCTTGGG TTCAAGTCCTACCGTTTATCCTTGAGCTGGCCGAGGATCCTACCGACAGGATACCCAAACAAAATCAGCAGAGATGGCATCCAGTATTATCACAAAGTCATCGACGATTTGTTGGCGAACGATATCGAGCCTATGGTCACGCTCTACCACTGGGACCATCCCCAAATTCTCGAAGATGCAGGCGGTTGGACGAATTCAGAGATGGTCGAGTGGTTCGCCGATTACGCCAGGGTCGTCTTCAAGGAGTTCGCACCAAAGATAAAGCGATTCATCCCGGTGAACGAGCCGCAGGAAATCTGCAGAAATGGCTACTTATACGGGAACCACGCGCCCGGAAAAAGACTTCATGGTATCGGCGAGTACCTGTGTCTCCACAACGTTCTAAAAGCACACGCTAGAACCTACAGGATCTACGAGAAAGAATTCAAAGAACAATACAAAGGCGAAGTTGGTATATTAAACAACGTGTTTGGTTATTTCCCGAAAACACCAAAGGACGAGGCGGCAGCTGAGATCGCATTCCAATTCAATGGCGGATGGGTATTGAACCCGATTTACAACGGTGACTATCCAGCTGTAATGAAAGAATTCGTCGCTAAACGCAGTCTCGAACAAGGCTTCACCAGATCCCGTCTTCCAGAATTTGGTGCTGAATGGATCCAATACATAAG GGGAACAGCTGATTTCCTGGCTTTAAATCACTACACATCAAGAATAGTTGAAAATGGTACCTATGGAGAGGTACCGTCTCAAGACAACGATCAAATGGTGCTTGTAAGCATGGACGAATCTTGGAAATCATCAGCCTCTAAATGGTTGAAA GTTGTACCTGAAGGATTTCGACTCTGTCTCCGTAAATTGGCAGAGCACTATGGAAATCCACCCATATATATCACTGAGAGCGGTTTCTCCGATCGTGGAACTCTAAACGACGACGATAGAATCGATTACTATCGCGAGTACTTAAAACAGATGCTTCTCGCTCACTATGTCGACGGTGTCAACGTGCGTGGATACCTGCTGTGGTCACTTCTTGATAATTTCGAATGGGACAAAGGATACAA TGAACGTTTTGGCATCGTATCCATTGACTTCAACGATCCGAATAGGCCACGAACTTTGAAGAAATCCGCTACTTGGTGGCAGAAGATTATCAGTGACAGAAAACTTGACCAATAA